In Azospirillum thermophilum, the genomic stretch GCCCGCCCTCGGCCGTCCCGGCGTCCAGGGTCGGGGAGGCGAGGGACAGGCTGCTCAGCATCGCCAGCGCGCGCAGCACCTGGTCTTCGCCATGGACGGCCAGGGCGGGACGGCGCAGCAGGTCGCGCAGGCTGCGCGGCCCCTCCGCCAGCGCCTCGCCCAACGGCCTGTAGAGGGTGGGAGACAGTGGAACGCGGCCGATGGGCGTGGAAACGACCTCCGGCAGGGACTCGGGATCGCTCAGCAGGGCGAAGCGGGTATCGCGCAGCCGCTCCGTCCGCTCGGACTCCGTCAGCCGCTCCGCCCCCTTGACGAACAGGTCGCGGCGGAAGCTGCGGTTGGACAGGTAGTCGCGCAGGGTCTCGGCATAGGCGGAGTCGGTGGCTTCGGCGGCCAGCGCCTGTGCCTGCGCCGACAGGATCAGGTCGTCATACTGTTCCAGCGCCACCGCGGCGGCGGCGAAGTCCAGCTTGGCTCCGGCGAGCTCGCGCGCCACGTCGGCGTGGTAGAAGGCGGTCCAGTCGCTGTTCAGATACTCGTGCGCGATGTAGTTGGCCGGCTTGCGGCGCAGCGACTCGATGCGTGACGGAATGCCTTCGGCGGTGGCGAACCAGCCGGCATTGAGCGCCGCGGCCCGCGACGCGAAGTCGATCGCCTGGGCGATGCGCGCGGGCAGGGGGCCGGAGCCGCCGGCGGTGTGCTCCGTCAGGATGCGGCGCAGCGGCTGGAAGACGAGGTTGCCCGGCAGCGTGTTGTAGCTGATGAAGACCACGCCGCCCGGGCGCAGCTTGCGGCGCAGCAGCTCGACCAGCACCGCCCGGTTCCCGGCGCTGATCCAGGACCAGATCCCGTGCAGGGCGATGACGTCGAACTGCGGCCCGTCGGAGCGGGTGTAATCGGCGAAGCTCTCCTCCAGGAAGACGGTGTTCTCCAGCCCGGCCTCCCCGGCGAGACGGCGGGCGGCGGCGATGTGGGTGGGATTGAAGTCCAGCGCGGTGAAACGGGCCTGCGGGCAGGCCCCCGCCAGCACCGTGCTCGTCAGCCCATAGCCGCAGCCGAGTTCGGCATAGTCGAACCGCCCGGCTGCCAGCCCCGGCGGTGGCCGCCAGCCCTTCAGCACCAGGGAGAAGGCGATCAGCGACGGCGACATCTCGCGGTAGAAGTTCCGGATATAGTCGATGCCGCCGACATAGCCCTCGGTCCAGCTCTGCATGGTGCGCCTCTCCCCCGTCTCCGGCTGCCGCGGGTGCATCGGCCGGTGTCCGGGTTGGTTTAACGGGGTGTCGCAAAAAATGCAAAAACCAGTCATTTTGGTATCGACAAGCCCGCCTGCCTTGGCTATAAACCGCGCCACACCGGCCGGGACAACGGCTTGGCCGGAAGGATGGCTAGTCGGCACGAACGGCGCGAACGCGCCGGGCAAAACGGCGAAAAATCCTTCGGGCGGTGACCAGAGATGGGCGCATAGCTCAGTTGGTAGAGCAGCTGACTCTTAATCAGCGGGTCCAAGGTTCGAGTCCTTGTGCGCCCACCATCTCTTCAGTTTGGTCGCCGACCAGCACGGTCATCCGCCAGATGGCGGCAGGTGGTCTCAGGATGGGCGCATAGCTCAGTTGGTAGAGCAGCTGACTCTTAATCAGCGGGTCCAAGGTTCGAGTCCTTGTGCGCCCACCATCCTTCCCAAAACATGTTTCGCAAGTGGCTGGTGACGTCGCGCGCCGGCCTCGTTTCGTTTGGCACCCTGCGCCCATCGGCCGGTTCGTCCATGAAAGAACCGTCATGCGCGGACCGCAGCGCTGCGGAGACTTGACGGCGTTCGCTCCTTGGGAGTACAGCCGGCCGCGATGCCAACGCATGATCGGCGTCAGGCCCGGCGCGGTCGCCGGCTTTGCCGCCGAGAAGGCAAGAGATGGAAAGCCCCAGTAGTCGATCCCGCAAGACCCAGGCGAAGACGCTGATCCAAGGCTGACCTTTTCCCGAAGGTCCACCACGGTCGGCGTCCGGCCGACAGATGTTTCAGGTGGACCATGGTGACAGTGCTCCTCACCGCACAGGGGCGGGTGCCCGACGCGACCGTGCCGCCGGCATGGCCGTCCGTCTGCCGGCGCTTCGCCCGAAGTTGACCCGTTCCCCCGGCATTTCCGCCTGAGCGCCCGATCAGGGCGGCAGGGCTCGTTTTTTCGCCAGGAGCGGCCCGGTCGATCCGGTGCCGCGGGATGGAACGGTCATGGTTTGGACAAATGCAAGCATTTCGGTAAAGGCGAGCGGTGCGGCGCCCAACCGGTGGGATCTGGTGGCGCTGCCGCTGGTCATCGGCCTGCTCGTGCTGATCGCCATCGGCGGCCACGAGATGTCGGCGCCGCTGGAGAGCGTCGAGGCGGCGCCGGTGTCGCTGTCTCCCTGGGACCTGCCGGACTACGCGCTGCGCTCCACGCTGCGCATGCTGGCGGCGATGGCGGCCTCGCTGCTCTTCACCTTCACCTACGCGACGCTGGCGGCGAAGAGCCGGCGGGCCGAGATGGTGCTGATTCCGGTGCTCGACGTTCTGCAGTCGGTGCCGGTGCTCGGCTACATCTCCTTCACGGTGGCGTTCTTCCTGTCGCTGTTCCCCGGCAGCGTGCTCGGCGCCGAGTGCGCGGCGGTCTTCGCCATCTTCACCAGCCAGGCCTGGAACATGGCCTTCAGCTTCTATCAGTCGCTGCGCTCCGTGCCGCGCGACCTGGACGAGGCGGCGGCCAGCTTCCGCTTCTCGGGCTGGCAGCGCTTCTGGAAGCTGGAGGCGCCCTACGCCATGCCCGGGCTGGTATGGAACATGATGATGTCGATGTCCGGCGGCTGGTTCTTCGTCGTGGCGTCGGAGGCGATCACGGTGGGCGACCGCAGCATCACGCTGCCCGGCGTCGGCGCCTATCTGGCGGAGGCGATCGCGCAGAAGGATCTGGGCGCTGTCGGCTGGGCGGTGCTGGCGATGCTGGTGGTCATCCTGGCCTACGACCAGCTTCTGTTCCGCCCGCTCGTCGCCTGGGCCGACAAGTTCCGTTTCGAGCAGACCGGCGGGCGCGAGGCTCCGGAATCCTGGCTGCTCGATCTGTTCCAGCGCACGGGCTTCTTCCGTGCCCTGTTCGCGCCGGTCGGCGCCGCCGTCGACCGGCTGGCTTGGCTGCGGCTGTCGCTGCCGCCGGGGATGGCGCGGCCGGTCGGGGCGGCCGGGTCGCGGATGCTCGACCGGGCGTGGTACGCCGTGCTCGCCGCCGCCGGCCTCTATGCCGGCTGGACGATGGTGTCCTTCATCGCCTCCGGCGCCGGCTGGGGAGACGTGGCGGGCGTGGTCCTGCTGGGGGCGGTGACGCTGCTGCGGGTCGTGCTGCTGATCGCGGTGGCGACTCTGGTGTGGGTGCCGGTCGGCGTGCTGATCGGGCTGCGGCCACGGCTGGCGGAGAAGGTGCAGCCGGTGGCCCAGTTCCTCGCGGCCTTCCCGGCGAACCTGCTGTTCCCGGTGGCGGTGGTCGGCATCATGCGCTTCGACCTCAGCCCGGACCTCTGGCTCAGCCCGCTGATGATCCTGGGCACCCAGTGGTACATCCTGTTCAACGTCGTCGCCGGAGCGGCGGCCTTCCCCAACGACCTGAAGGAGGCGGCGGCCAACTTCCGGATCCGCGGCTGGCAGTGGTGGCGCGACGTCATGCTGCCGGGCGTCTTCCCCTACTACGTGACCGGGGCGATCACGGCGTCCGGCGGCTCGTGGAACGCCAGCATCGTGGCGGAGGCGGTGAGCTGGGGCGACAGCCAGGTGACCGCCCACGGCCTCGGCAGCTACATCTCCCGGGCCACCGCCGCCGGCGACTACCCGCGAATCGTGCTGGGCATCGCCGTCATGTCGCTGTTCGTCATCCTGTTCAACCGCCTGTTCTGGCGTCCGCTCTACGGCTACGCCGAGCGCCGCCTGCGCCTCGCCTGACGGAGGACCCGTCCCATGCTGCAGACCCTTTCCAAGACCATCTTCGAGCTGCGCGGCGTCCGCCAAGCCTACACCAAGCCCAGCGGGCAGGAGTATGTCGTGCTGGACAACGTGGACCTCAGCCTGCGCGACGGCGAGATCGTCGGGCTGCTCGGCCGCTCCGGCTCCGGCAAATCCACCCTGCTGCGGATCGTCGCCGGGCTGGCCCACCCGACCGCCGGTCATGTCCTGCACCATGACCAGCCGGTCGCCGGGCCGACCGACGGGGTGGCGATGGTGTTCCAGACCTTCGCGCTGTTCCCCTGGCTGACCGTCGAGGAGAATGTGCTGGCCGGGCTGAAGGCGCTCGGCGTGCCGAAGCAGGAGGCGGCGGCGCGGGCGGAGGAGGCGATCGACCTGATCGGCTTGTCCGGGTTCGAGAACGCCTACCCGAAGGAGCTGTCGGGCGGCATGCGCCAGCGGGTGGGGTTCGCCCGCGCGCTGGTGGTGCATCCGGAAATCCTGCTGATGGACGAGCCCTTCTCCGCGCTCGACGTCCTGACGGCGGAGACGCTGCGCACCGACCTGCTGGACCTGTGGATGGAGCGCAAGCTCCCCATCCGCTCGATCCTGATGGTCACCCACAACATCGAGGAGGCGGTGCTGATGTGCGACCGCATCCTGGTCTTCTCCTCCAATCCCGGACGGGTGGCGGCGGAGATCCGGGTGGACATCCCGCATCCGCGCAACCGGCTGGCGCCGGAATTCCGCGAGATGGTGGACGACATCTACGGCCGCATGACCGCGCGCAAGCCGCTGGCTGCGGCTGCGCCGGCCGAACGGCTGCGGCCGGTGTGGGCCGAGCCGCTGCAGCACGTCTCGACCAACCTGCTGTCGGGCCTGATGGAGACGCTGGCCTCGCCCGCCTATCACGGCAAGGCGGACCTGCCGCATCTGGCGGCGTCCCTGCAGCACGAGATCGACGACCTGTTCCCGATCGCCGAGACGCTGCAGCTCCTCGGCTTCGCCGAAGTGGCGGAGGGCGACATCCGGCTGACCGAGCCCGGCCACCTGTTCGCCGGGGCGGATCTGGACGACCGCAAGAAGCTGTTCGCGGAGCATCTCGTCCGCTTCGTGCCGCTGGCGGCGCACATCCACGCCACGCTGTGCGAGCGGCCGGACCAGCGCGTCCCCTGGGCGCAGTTCGCCCGCGATCTCGCCCGCTTCATGAGCGAGGACTATGCGGAGGAGACGCTGAAGGCGGTGACGAGCTGGGCCCGCTATGCGGAACTGTTCTCCTACGACGACGAGGCCGAGGCCTTCGTCATCGAGCAGGACGAGGAGCGGTAGCGGAGCGGGCGGGAGGGGGCGCCGCGCCCCCTCCGATGCCGCTCAGGCCTTGCCGGTGGCCGCCCGGTAGGCGTCGAGGAGCTGGCGGCCGGCGGCGAGGATCGCGTCCTTGTCGCCGCGCTTGACCAGCGTCTCGTCCACCAGCTTGCCGCCGGCCCCGACGCAGACGACGCCCGCCGCGACGAAGGTGGCGACGTTGCCGGCGTCGATGCCGCCGGTCGGCACGAAGCGGACCGACGGGAAGACCGAGCGCAGCGCCTTGATGTGGCTGGCCCCGACGGTGGAGGCCGGGAAGATCTTCACCGCGTCGGCGCCGGCGGTGACGGCCGCATGGACCTCGGTCGGGGTCAGGGCCCCCATCAGGCAGGCGACGTTCAGGTCGCGGCAGGCGGTGGCCACTTCGGGCACCACGCAGGGCGAGACGACGTAGCGCGCCCCGGCCTTCACCACCTCCCGCACCGCGTCGGCGGTCAGCACGGTGCCGGCGCCGATCAGGGCGCCGCCCTCGGCGGCCAGACGCTCGATCAGGCCGACCGCGCCGGGGGTGGTCATGGTGATCTCGAAGGTGCCGTAGCCGGCCTCGCGCAGCCAGGACACCGCCGTGCCGGCAAGCTCCGCCGAGCTGTTGCGGATGACCGGAACGACGCCGTAGGCGATCAGGCGGTCGATGGTTTCGGTAGCAGTCATCGGTGATCCTCGTAGGAGAGAGGGACCAGGGGCGTCGGGCTGACGGCGGCCCCGGTGCTGGTCAGATGCCGCTCGCGCAGAACGGCCTTGATGCGGCCCAGCCTTTCGTTCAGGTCGGGCGGGGAAAGCAGGCCGATGCCGACCGCCAGCGCGTCGAGCACGGCGAGCTGGGCGAGGCGGGAGGCCATGGGGGTGTGGATCGCGGTGTCCTCGTCCACCTCGACCGCCAGGACGATGTCGGCGGCCCTGGCGAGGTCTGAGCCGGGGGCGGTGATGGCGACGACGGTCGCTCCGGCGCTGCGGGCGACGGCGACGGCATTGAGGATCTCGACGCTGGTGCCGGTCTTCGACAGGGCGACCGCCACGTCGCCGGGGCCGAGAGTCGCCGCGGCCATCGCCTGGATGTGCGGGTCCGACGAGGCGCTTACCGCCGGCAGCAGGCGGAACATCTTGTGGTGCGCGTCCTGCGCCACCGAACCGGAGGCGCCGACGCCGAAGATCTCCACCCGCCGGGCGCCGATCATGGCGCGGGCGGCCCGTTCCAGCGCCGTCGCGTCCAGCCCGTCGCGCACCCGCAGCAGCGCGTCGATGGCGCGGTTCAGCACCTTTTCCGCGGCACTGCCGACGCTGTCGTCGGGGCTGAGGTCGCGGGCGAGCGCCACCGACTCGCGCGTCGCCTCCGCCCGCGCGGCGGTGGCGGCGAGGTCCTGCGCCAGCTTCAGCTTGAAGTCCTGGAAGCCGGTGAAGCCGACCGCCCGGCAGAATCGCAGCACGGTCGGTTCGCTGACGCCCGCGCGGGCGGCGAGTTGGGCTATGCTGTCGTTGAGGACGGAGGCGGGTGCGGCGAGCACCACGCGGGCCACGGCAAGCTCTGCCCGGCGGAGCTGGTCTGTGGCGGAACGGATTGCGGAGAGCATGGCGGCGGCCGTGAATGTAGTGTGATGTAGTTTTACTACATGCCGTCCGCCATGTCGACAGGCAGATGAAAGCTCACTACAATCTGTTCGTCACCTAATCCAACGGTGCGGCGGCCGTCCCGATGGGGCGGCGTAGCGGCCGGAGTCACAGACGGATCGGACATGAAGCTTCTGCGTTACGGCCCGCCGGGCCAGGAAAAGCCGGGCCTGCTCGATGCCGAGGGGCGCATCCGCGATCTCTCCGCCCATGTCGCGGACATCGCCGGCGAGGCGCTGTCGCCCGCCGGCCTCGCCCGGCTGAAGGCGATCGACCCGGCCAGCCTGCCGCTGGTGGAGGGCACCCCGCGACTCGGCCCCTGCGTCGCCGGCACCGGCAAGTTCATCTGCATCGGCCTCAACTACTCCGACCATGCGGCGGAGACCGGAGCCACCGTCCCGCCGGAGCCGATCATCTTCATGAAGGCGACCAGCGCCATCGTCGGCCCCAACGACGACCTGGAGATTCCGCGCGGCTCCACCAAGACCGACTGGGAGGTCGAGCTCGGCGTCATCATCGGCAAGACGGCCAAGTATGTCTCCGAAGCCGAGGCGATGGACCATGTCGCCGGCTACTGCGTCATCAACGACGTGTCGGAGCGCGCCTTCCAGACCGAGCGGCACGGCCAGTGGACCAAGGGCAAGTCGGCCGACACCTTCGGTCCGACCGGCCCCTGGCTGGTGACGGCGGACGAGGTGCCGGACCCGCAGAATCTCGGCATGTGGCTGGAGGTGAACGGCCACCGCTTCCAGGACGGCAGCACCCGCACCATGGTCTACGGGGTGCGCCACCTCGTGTCCTACCTGTCGCAGTTCATGTCGCTGCGGCCGGGCGACATCATCTCGACCGGCACGCCGCCGGGCGTCGGACTCGGCCAGAAGCCGCAGGTCTTCCTGAAGGAGGGCGACGAGGTGACGCTGGGCGTCGAGGGGCTGGGCAGCCAGCGCCAGCGGGTGGTCCAGGGCTGACAGGGGGAGAGGGCCGGGACGTGTCTGGCAAGGGACGGATCGCCGCCATCGGCGAATGCATGGTCGAGGTGCGCAGCAACGGCGACGGGACGGCGCGCTTCGGCTTCGGCGGTGACACGCTGAACTGCGCGCTCTATCTGGCGCGGCTCGGTGTCCCGGTCGACTACGTGACGCTGCTGGGCGACGATCCCTACAGCGGGCGGATGCTGGAGGCCTGGCGGGCGGAGGGGGTCGGCACCGGCCGGGTGCTCCGCCTGGCGGGCCGCCTGCCCGGCCTCTACGCCATCGAGACCGACGAGCGGGGCGAGCGGTCCTTCTTCTATTGGCGGGACCGCGCCCCGGCGCGCGAGCTGTTCACCCATCCCGACGCCCGGCCGCTGGTCGAGTCGCTGGGAGGTTACGACCTGCTGATGCTGTCGGGCATCACGCTGTCGCTGTATGGAGAGGATGGGCGCGCCCGGCTCTACGACGCGCTCGACGCGGCGCGGGCGGCCGGTGCCCGCGTCGCCTTCGACACCAACCTGCGCCTGCGCGGCTGGCCGACCGTGGCGATGGCGCGCAGTGCCTATGCGGCCCTGGCCGGCCGGGTGGACATCGTCCTGTCCGGCGTGGAGGACGAAGCCCTGCTGCATGGCGAGGAGGATGCCGCCGTCATCATCGGCCGCTGGCGCGACTCCGGTGCCTGCGAAGTGGTGGTGAAGCGCGGCGGCGAGGACTGCCTCGTCTGGCGGCACGGCGGAGAGGCCGCGGCCGTGCCCGCCGAGCGGGTGGAGCGTGTGGTGGACACTACGGCTGCCGGCGACAGCTTCTGCGCCGGCTATCTCGCCGCCCGGCAGGCGGGGCGCGACCCGGTGGAGGCGGCCCGGCTCGGCCACCGCATGGCCGGCATCGTCATCGGCCATCCCGGCGCCATCGTGCCGCGGGAGGCGACGGCGCACCTGTCGGTGGGATAGGCGCGCCGTCTTTCACAGGGGAGGCGGGCCGGCTGAGCCGGCCCTCAGGCCTTTCGCAACCGGGCCGGCTCAGCCGGCCCGCACGGTCGCCAGGAAGCGGGCGACCTCCGCCTGCATGCGCTGGGACTGCTCGGCCATCGCGTGGGCGGCGCGCGCCACGTGGGCGGAGGCCGATCCGGTCTCCGTCGCCTGCTCACAGACCTGGTTGAGGCTGCCCGACACCGCGGCGACGCCCTGCGCGGCCTCGTTGACGTTGGAGCTGATCTCGCGCGTCGCCGCCCCCTGCTGCTCGATGGCGGCGGAGATGGCCGAGGCGATGGCGTTCACCGCCTCGATCACGCCGCCGACCCCCTGCATGGCCTGCACGACCGACGCCGTGGCGCTGGTCATCGCCTCGATCTGCGACTGCACGTCGTCGGTGGCCTTGGCGGTCTGGTTGGCGAGGTTCTTCACCTCGCTCGCCACGACGGCGAAGCCTTTCCCCGCCTCCCCGGCGCGGGCCGCCTCGATGGTGGCGTTCAGCGCCAGCAGGTTGGTCTGGGCGGCGATGGAGCGGATGAGGTCCACGACCTC encodes the following:
- a CDS encoding class I SAM-dependent methyltransferase, whose product is MQSWTEGYVGGIDYIRNFYREMSPSLIAFSLVLKGWRPPPGLAAGRFDYAELGCGYGLTSTVLAGACPQARFTALDFNPTHIAAARRLAGEAGLENTVFLEESFADYTRSDGPQFDVIALHGIWSWISAGNRAVLVELLRRKLRPGGVVFISYNTLPGNLVFQPLRRILTEHTAGGSGPLPARIAQAIDFASRAAALNAGWFATAEGIPSRIESLRRKPANYIAHEYLNSDWTAFYHADVARELAGAKLDFAAAAVALEQYDDLILSAQAQALAAEATDSAYAETLRDYLSNRSFRRDLFVKGAERLTESERTERLRDTRFALLSDPESLPEVVSTPIGRVPLSPTLYRPLGEALAEGPRSLRDLLRRPALAVHGEDQVLRALAMLSSLSLASPTLDAGTAEGGRSHADRCNAALMRDHRPGEGTTYLASPVLGTGVAVSWDEALFLLAARQGEEPAAFAWRHLSAQGVAFLRDGRRMETAEENLEELRQRHARFVERRLPILRTVGAA
- a CDS encoding ABC transporter permease, giving the protein MVWTNASISVKASGAAPNRWDLVALPLVIGLLVLIAIGGHEMSAPLESVEAAPVSLSPWDLPDYALRSTLRMLAAMAASLLFTFTYATLAAKSRRAEMVLIPVLDVLQSVPVLGYISFTVAFFLSLFPGSVLGAECAAVFAIFTSQAWNMAFSFYQSLRSVPRDLDEAAASFRFSGWQRFWKLEAPYAMPGLVWNMMMSMSGGWFFVVASEAITVGDRSITLPGVGAYLAEAIAQKDLGAVGWAVLAMLVVILAYDQLLFRPLVAWADKFRFEQTGGREAPESWLLDLFQRTGFFRALFAPVGAAVDRLAWLRLSLPPGMARPVGAAGSRMLDRAWYAVLAAAGLYAGWTMVSFIASGAGWGDVAGVVLLGAVTLLRVVLLIAVATLVWVPVGVLIGLRPRLAEKVQPVAQFLAAFPANLLFPVAVVGIMRFDLSPDLWLSPLMILGTQWYILFNVVAGAAAFPNDLKEAAANFRIRGWQWWRDVMLPGVFPYYVTGAITASGGSWNASIVAEAVSWGDSQVTAHGLGSYISRATAAGDYPRIVLGIAVMSLFVILFNRLFWRPLYGYAERRLRLA
- a CDS encoding AAA-associated domain-containing protein, which translates into the protein MLQTLSKTIFELRGVRQAYTKPSGQEYVVLDNVDLSLRDGEIVGLLGRSGSGKSTLLRIVAGLAHPTAGHVLHHDQPVAGPTDGVAMVFQTFALFPWLTVEENVLAGLKALGVPKQEAAARAEEAIDLIGLSGFENAYPKELSGGMRQRVGFARALVVHPEILLMDEPFSALDVLTAETLRTDLLDLWMERKLPIRSILMVTHNIEEAVLMCDRILVFSSNPGRVAAEIRVDIPHPRNRLAPEFREMVDDIYGRMTARKPLAAAAPAERLRPVWAEPLQHVSTNLLSGLMETLASPAYHGKADLPHLAASLQHEIDDLFPIAETLQLLGFAEVAEGDIRLTEPGHLFAGADLDDRKKLFAEHLVRFVPLAAHIHATLCERPDQRVPWAQFARDLARFMSEDYAEETLKAVTSWARYAELFSYDDEAEAFVIEQDEER
- a CDS encoding bifunctional 4-hydroxy-2-oxoglutarate aldolase/2-dehydro-3-deoxy-phosphogluconate aldolase, encoding MTATETIDRLIAYGVVPVIRNSSAELAGTAVSWLREAGYGTFEITMTTPGAVGLIERLAAEGGALIGAGTVLTADAVREVVKAGARYVVSPCVVPEVATACRDLNVACLMGALTPTEVHAAVTAGADAVKIFPASTVGASHIKALRSVFPSVRFVPTGGIDAGNVATFVAAGVVCVGAGGKLVDETLVKRGDKDAILAAGRQLLDAYRAATGKA
- a CDS encoding MurR/RpiR family transcriptional regulator codes for the protein MLSAIRSATDQLRRAELAVARVVLAAPASVLNDSIAQLAARAGVSEPTVLRFCRAVGFTGFQDFKLKLAQDLAATAARAEATRESVALARDLSPDDSVGSAAEKVLNRAIDALLRVRDGLDATALERAARAMIGARRVEIFGVGASGSVAQDAHHKMFRLLPAVSASSDPHIQAMAAATLGPGDVAVALSKTGTSVEILNAVAVARSAGATVVAITAPGSDLARAADIVLAVEVDEDTAIHTPMASRLAQLAVLDALAVGIGLLSPPDLNERLGRIKAVLRERHLTSTGAAVSPTPLVPLSYEDHR
- a CDS encoding fumarylacetoacetate hydrolase family protein, translating into MKLLRYGPPGQEKPGLLDAEGRIRDLSAHVADIAGEALSPAGLARLKAIDPASLPLVEGTPRLGPCVAGTGKFICIGLNYSDHAAETGATVPPEPIIFMKATSAIVGPNDDLEIPRGSTKTDWEVELGVIIGKTAKYVSEAEAMDHVAGYCVINDVSERAFQTERHGQWTKGKSADTFGPTGPWLVTADEVPDPQNLGMWLEVNGHRFQDGSTRTMVYGVRHLVSYLSQFMSLRPGDIISTGTPPGVGLGQKPQVFLKEGDEVTLGVEGLGSQRQRVVQG
- a CDS encoding sugar kinase, producing the protein MSGKGRIAAIGECMVEVRSNGDGTARFGFGGDTLNCALYLARLGVPVDYVTLLGDDPYSGRMLEAWRAEGVGTGRVLRLAGRLPGLYAIETDERGERSFFYWRDRAPARELFTHPDARPLVESLGGYDLLMLSGITLSLYGEDGRARLYDALDAARAAGARVAFDTNLRLRGWPTVAMARSAYAALAGRVDIVLSGVEDEALLHGEEDAAVIIGRWRDSGACEVVVKRGGEDCLVWRHGGEAAAVPAERVERVVDTTAAGDSFCAGYLAARQAGRDPVEAARLGHRMAGIVIGHPGAIVPREATAHLSVG